A single Bacteroidales bacterium DNA region contains:
- a CDS encoding gliding motility-associated C-terminal domain-containing protein, whose product MKKIFLMFFLSVMLTNIGFSQCTNADFSTGTFTGWTGSVGENQSGVYSVTGTSMVVGDSNTITYAAGTGRQTLMTQSAYDPIVGGTSLNVLPPNAATGAKSCRIGNARAAGCDGGEPQAERIEYSYTVTPESRIFTYQYAVVLQDPGTSHTSIEKPKFTIYVTDANGTIVDQTCGVYEVTASSSIPGFTPVAPSGSTCRTTNIMWKNWTTVSMDLKAFLNQTVKIQFTTYDCDPFTNGGHFGYAYISCYCGSLSLVQQCAGSSDIVTAPAGFVSYQWSYVNTSGTPVNTTTTTNTITVNPVPNGQTITCVMTSVTGCTVTLTLPLSIELPVFTPTSPTICAGETANITATGNGNYTYQWSNSSIGPNISVSPTTTTTYSVTATSDLGCTSSNTVIVNVNPLPTANISSNPATCASNDGSLTATPVIGTFPFTYSWNTSPVQTTQTASNLYAGQTYTVTIKDANNCSSTFSGTVPQQGSLAATTTSTVEYCGHCNGSATVTPSGGTEPYTYLWSSNAASQTTSTAINLCDDTYSVTVTDANQCSTVTTAIVTTVNGPITSASNTPEYCDQSNGTATANPSGGSPSYTYSWSNGGTSQTINGLAAGTYSVTITDSHNCSTTTSTTITEIAGPTATATSTAEHCDKHDGTATTSINGGTPNYTYHWNNGQSNITATGLAQGTYTVTVSDSHGCTTTTTVDVTEIAGPTATATSTIEHCDKHDGSVTANPVGGTSPYTYHWNDGHTTKVVSNIAAGTYIVTVSDNFGCTITTSVVVDEVQGPAATATSTVEYCRQCNGTATVNPTAGTPPYNYIWSNGQSSKTVTQLCATTYTVTVNDVNFCSATTNVLVNSIDGPTITSLSMTEDTCGHCNGTATVNVNGGTLPYTYAWNTTPVQTTATATGLCTNPYTVIVTDDHLCKDTGMVNVGFIPGPTLTIQSTPDTCFQGNGTTTVLATGGTSGNSGYTYVWSSNTSSQTTATATGLSSGNYIVTVTDAGNCVETASVSVDNTGDVNISLFAYPKVLTLMDGLPVNCVGSSADDISIWDWNFGDGTTYNGVPSEEHLYSSLGTFPITLIGTGKNGCRDTAYESVEVRDIFTFYIPNAFSPNGDGINDFFFPQGVNVDPDNFDMWIFNRWGNMIYHTDVWYEDTYKCEGWNGTEDNRGTWDDSIIDVYVYKIKVREIFGKKYVYYGKIVLIK is encoded by the coding sequence ATGAAAAAGATATTTTTAATGTTTTTTTTGTCTGTAATGCTTACAAACATTGGATTTTCACAATGTACAAATGCTGATTTTTCTACAGGCACCTTTACCGGATGGACTGGGTCTGTCGGCGAAAATCAATCGGGAGTTTATTCTGTTACCGGAACATCAATGGTTGTTGGTGACTCCAATACTATTACATACGCTGCCGGAACAGGAAGGCAAACATTAATGACCCAGTCAGCATACGACCCAATAGTTGGTGGAACTTCGTTAAATGTTTTACCTCCAAACGCAGCAACCGGAGCAAAATCTTGCCGGATAGGAAATGCAAGAGCTGCCGGTTGTGATGGCGGAGAACCTCAAGCAGAAAGAATAGAATATTCATATACTGTTACACCTGAAAGCCGTATATTCACATATCAATATGCTGTTGTACTTCAAGACCCCGGCACCTCGCATACATCCATTGAAAAACCAAAATTTACAATTTATGTAACTGATGCTAATGGGACAATAGTTGACCAAACTTGCGGTGTTTATGAAGTTACTGCTTCAAGCAGCATTCCTGGGTTTACTCCTGTTGCACCTTCAGGTAGTACTTGCAGAACGACTAACATTATGTGGAAAAACTGGACAACTGTTAGTATGGACTTAAAAGCATTTTTAAATCAAACTGTAAAAATCCAATTTACTACTTACGATTGCGACCCCTTTACCAACGGCGGACATTTTGGTTATGCATATATTTCATGTTATTGCGGTTCGTTATCATTAGTTCAGCAATGCGCCGGATCTTCCGATATTGTTACTGCTCCAGCGGGTTTTGTTTCTTATCAATGGTCTTATGTAAATACTTCAGGAACTCCTGTTAATACTACTACAACTACTAATACTATTACCGTTAACCCTGTTCCAAACGGACAAACCATTACCTGCGTAATGACTTCTGTTACTGGATGTACAGTTACTCTTACACTCCCTCTTTCAATTGAACTTCCTGTATTTACTCCAACTTCTCCTACTATATGTGCAGGAGAAACAGCAAATATAACTGCTACAGGAAATGGAAACTATACTTATCAGTGGAGTAACAGTTCAATTGGACCAAATATTTCTGTGTCGCCAACAACAACAACAACATATTCCGTCACGGCAACATCCGACCTGGGATGCACGAGTAGTAACACTGTTATAGTAAATGTAAATCCTCTTCCTACAGCTAATATAAGCTCTAATCCAGCAACTTGTGCAAGTAATGATGGTTCTCTAACGGCTACTCCGGTTATTGGTACTTTTCCATTTACTTATAGCTGGAATACTTCACCCGTTCAAACAACTCAAACTGCCTCTAATTTGTATGCAGGGCAAACATATACTGTTACTATAAAAGATGCCAACAATTGTTCATCAACATTTTCAGGTACGGTACCTCAACAGGGCAGTCTTGCTGCTACCACTACATCTACAGTTGAATATTGCGGACATTGCAATGGCAGCGCCACCGTTACACCATCCGGAGGTACGGAGCCTTACACTTATTTATGGAGCAGTAATGCTGCTTCACAAACTACTTCTACTGCAATCAACCTTTGCGATGATACTTATTCTGTTACTGTTACCGATGCCAATCAATGCAGCACTGTTACAACTGCTATTGTTACTACTGTTAACGGGCCTATCACTTCAGCTTCCAATACCCCTGAATATTGCGACCAAAGTAATGGTACTGCAACTGCCAATCCTTCTGGTGGCTCACCTTCATATACATATTCCTGGAGCAATGGTGGAACTTCACAAACAATTAATGGACTGGCTGCCGGAACTTATTCTGTTACTATTACAGATAGCCATAATTGTTCCACTACTACTTCTACTACAATTACTGAAATTGCAGGACCTACAGCAACTGCAACATCTACGGCAGAACATTGCGATAAACATGACGGAACTGCTACAACCAGCATTAATGGCGGAACACCTAATTATACCTATCACTGGAATAATGGACAATCAAATATCACGGCTACAGGATTAGCACAGGGAACATATACTGTTACTGTTTCTGATAGTCATGGATGTACTACTACTACTACCGTTGATGTTACTGAAATTGCAGGACCTACTGCTACAGCTACTTCTACCATTGAACATTGCGATAAGCACGACGGCTCGGTTACTGCTAATCCTGTAGGCGGTACATCTCCATACACTTACCACTGGAATGACGGACATACTACGAAAGTTGTTTCAAATATTGCTGCCGGAACATATATCGTTACTGTTTCTGATAACTTCGGTTGTACTATTACCACTTCAGTTGTAGTGGACGAAGTACAGGGACCTGCTGCTACGGCTACTTCTACCGTAGAATATTGCAGGCAATGCAATGGTACGGCTACCGTTAATCCTACCGCTGGCACACCTCCATATAATTATATCTGGAGTAATGGGCAATCTTCTAAAACCGTTACTCAACTTTGTGCAACTACATATACTGTTACTGTTAACGATGTTAATTTCTGCTCTGCTACAACTAATGTTCTCGTTAATTCTATTGATGGACCTACCATTACTTCTTTATCAATGACAGAAGATACTTGCGGACATTGTAACGGTACAGCTACTGTTAATGTTAATGGGGGAACACTGCCTTATACTTATGCATGGAATACTACGCCGGTTCAAACTACGGCTACAGCTACAGGACTATGTACGAACCCTTATACGGTTATTGTTACGGATGATCATTTATGCAAAGATACAGGCATGGTAAATGTTGGATTTATTCCCGGTCCTACACTTACCATTCAATCCACTCCTGATACCTGTTTCCAGGGCAACGGAACAACTACTGTTCTCGCAACTGGCGGAACATCTGGTAACTCAGGATATACATATGTTTGGAGCAGTAATACTTCTTCACAAACTACTGCCACTGCAACAGGACTATCTTCCGGTAATTATATTGTAACCGTTACCGATGCCGGCAATTGTGTGGAAACAGCTTCTGTTAGTGTTGACAATACAGGTGATGTAAATATATCTCTTTTTGCATATCCTAAAGTCCTTACATTAATGGATGGGCTTCCTGTTAATTGTGTAGGAAGCTCCGCAGATGATATTTCTATATGGGATTGGAACTTTGGCGATGGGACTACTTATAATGGAGTTCCATCTGAAGAACATTTATATAGTAGTTTAGGTACTTTTCCAATCACGCTTATCGGTACAGGGAAAAATGGTTGTAGAGACACTGCTTATGAAAGCGTTGAAGTACGCGATATTTTTACATTTTATATCCCAAATGCTTTTTCACCAAACGGAGATGGTATTAATGATTTCTTCTTCCCGCAAGGTGTTAATGTTGACCCCGACAATTTCGATATGTGGATTTTCAACCGCTGGGGAAACATGATTTACCATACGGATGTTTGGTACGAGGACACCTATAAATGCGAAGGATGGAACGGAACAGAAGACAACCGCGGAACCTGGGATGACTCGATTATTGATGTGTATGTCTATAAAATTAAAGTGAGAGAAATTTTCGGTAAGAAATATGTTTACTACGGAAAAATCGTTTTAATAAAATAA